One Euphorbia lathyris chromosome 1, ddEupLath1.1, whole genome shotgun sequence DNA segment encodes these proteins:
- the LOC136235419 gene encoding uncharacterized protein, whose translation MLGTGLQFTTRGRGDDRFYQPVKARRNHQNQQNDQLRISQTDFSACQSPSAKQKTDEPVDREPDNWTALEESLKPVSVPAFETVVSPLSNLERFLESITPSVPAQYLSKTTMRGWRTCNVEFQPYFVLGDLWESFKEWSAYGAGVPVILNDSDSVVQYYVPYLSGIQIYGESMKTCLKSRRPCEDSDSDFRDSSSDGSSDYEPERGLKALREQWNHHHHHLANEVPLRMDRLSVRDHQITNLEDSSSDDGESLNSQGCLLFEYLERDPPYSREPLADKISDLTSRFPGLKTLRSCDLLSSSWISVAWYPIYRIPTGPTLKDLDACFLTYHSLHTPLGGAQNAQAPVMTFPSEMDGVPKMSLPVFGLASYKFKGPLWTPSGGYEHQLANSLLQGADNWLRLLQVNHPDFLFFGRR comes from the exons ATGTTGGGAACCGGATTGCAGTTTACTACGCGAGGTCGCGGGGACGATCGGTTTTATCAACCCGTAAAGGCTCGCAGGAATCACCAGAATCAACAAAACGATCAACTGCGCATTTCTCAGACCGATTTCTCGGCGTGTCAATCCCCTTCCGCTAAACAAAAGACCGATGAACCGGTGGATAGGGAGCCAGACAACTGGACCGCTTTGGAGGAATCTCTTAAACCGGTTTCAGTGCCGGCCTTTGAAACGGTCGTTTCTCCCTTGAGTAATTTGGAAAGGTTTTTAGAGTCTATTACGCCATCTGTGCCAGCTCAGTACTTATCCAAG ACCACAATGCGCGGCTGGAGGACTTGCAATGTTGAATTTCAGCCATACTTTGTTCTAGGCGATCTGTGGGAGTCTTTTAAGGAATGGAGTGCTTATGGTGCAGGAGTGCCTGTAATTTTGAATGACAGTGATTCTGTTGTTCAGTACTATGTTCCATATCTATCTGGTATTCAAATATATGGGGAGTCAATGAAGACATGTCTCAAGTCAAG GAGACCATGTGAGGACAGTGACAGTGATTTCAGGGATTCAAGTAGTGATGGTAGTAGTGATTATGAACCTGAAAGAGGACTGAAGGCCTTGAGGGAACAATggaatcatcatcatcatcatctagCTAATGAGGTTCCTCTTAGAATGGATAGATTGTCAGTGAGAGATCACCAAATAACAAATCTGGAGGACTCTTCTAGTGATGATGGTGAATCCCTTAATTCTCAAGGCTGCTTGCTATTTGAGTATCTAGAGCGAGACCCCCCTTACAGCCGGGAGCCACTAGCAGACAAG ATATCAGATCTCACATCGCGTTTCCCTGGCTTGAAGACACTAAGAAGTTGTGATTTACTATCTTCAAGCTGGATTTCTGTGGCCTG GTATCCAATCTACAGGATACCAACAGGACCAACGTTGAAAGACCTGGATGCATGTTTTCTGACTTATCATTCTCTCCATACTCCACTGGGAG GTGCACAAAATGCTCAGGCTCCAGTGATGACATTTCCCAGTGAGATGGATGGTGTTCCTAAGATGTCCTTGCCTGTTTTTGGTCTTGCATCCTACAAGTTCAAGGGACCCTTGTGGACTCCTAGTGGGGGTTATGAACACCAGTTGGCAAATTCTCTATTGCAAGGTGCTGACAATTGGTTAAGATTGCTTCAGGTCAATCATCCAGATTTTCTGTTTTTCGGCCGCCGATGA